A region of the Arachis hypogaea cultivar Tifrunner chromosome 15, arahy.Tifrunner.gnm2.J5K5, whole genome shotgun sequence genome:
gttgcaccggagttgtgaaaagtgtgaatcacaatttcgtgcaccatgcatGAATCTTCCACTCCATATACTCCGCAACAAAATTATTTGGCGGAAAGAAAAAATCGTACCTTAGTGgatatggttaattcaatgttactaaatgctaaattgccttacaatttgtggggtgaagcattattgacatcatgtcatatccataataggatatcatcaagacatagaaaggtttctccttatgaaatttggaaaggaaggaaacttaatttaaattatcttaaagtGTGGGGGTGTTTAGCCTTTTATCGAGTTCATGATCAAAAGAGAACCAAATTTGGGCCAAGAGCCATAAAAGGGACTTTTATAGGATATGCTCAAAATTGTAAAGCATATAGAATATTAGACTTAGTGTCTAATGTAGTTGTTGAATCAAGAGAAgtagaatttattgaaaataaatttatcaatgattcaacttCTAATTCGGAGTATCCCCAAAATGATACTAATAtttcacaaaaaataaataatcaaaataataaatgtctAAGCGACAAAGAGTTGATTGAACCAAGGAAGAGCTTGAgagtaagaaaaaaaaaggacttgggtccagattttatttcttctcaggcTATCACCTTTTTAGTAGAAGGAACTAGGAATTCTGTAACAAACAAGATTCCTATTATTATGAACATAGAGGGTGATCCTCAAACATTCAAAGAAGCTATGGCTTCAAGGGATTCTATTTTTTGGAAAGAagcaataattaatgaaatgGACTCAATATTATCTAACAATACTTGGGTCTTGGTTGATTTGCCTCCAAGATCAAAGCCTATAAGATGTAAGTGGGTATTTAGAAGAAAGTATAACACTGATGGTTCATTACAAACCTTTAAAGCAAGGTTAGTGACTAAGGGATTTAGACAACAAGAAGGTCTAGACTATTTTGATACCTACACACCTGTGGCAAGAATGACTTCTATTAGGGCTCTTATAGCATTAGCATCCATACATAAGCTTCatatacatcaaatggatgttaaaacgACTTTTCTAAATGGAGATCTTAATGAAGAAATCTATATGGAGCAACCGGAAGGCTATGTGCTACCcagaaatgaaaagaaagtttgcaaattaattaagtctttgtTTGGGCTAAAACAAGAGCCTAACAATGGCATGAGAAGTTTGATTTAGTGGTGTTATCAAATGGCTTCTCACATAATAGTGCGGATAAatgtatttactcaaaatttactaaagattatggagtaatcatttgtttatatgttgatgatatgttaatcatcggaacaaatttagaaggaattcgAATAACGAAGGAGTGTCTAACTTCTAAATTCAAGATGAAGGATTTGAATGAAGTTGATACAATATTAGGCATAAACGTGCATAAGAATGAAGTTGGCTTTACTTtaagtcaatctcattatatCAAAAAGGTATTGAAAAAGTTTGATCATCTCACAATTAAAGAATCCAATACGTCGTATGATCCTAAACTTAAATTAGAAGGAAACATGGGAAGACCTATAGCACAATTAGAATATGCTAGTGCTATAGGAAGTTTAATGTATGCAATGCATTGTACTAGACCTGATATAGCATTTGTTGTGTGCAAATTATCAAGGTTTACAGGAAAGCCTAGCAATCAACATTGGAAAGCTATAACAAGAGTTCTTGGTTATCTCAAGAAAATTATAAACTTGGGATTACATTATAGTAATTATCCCGTAGTTTTAGAAGGTTATTCTGACACAAGTTGGATTACAAATCTTAGTGACAACAAATCCACTTCAGGATGGATTTTCACCATAGATGGTGGAGCAATAAGTTGGGGCTCAAAGAAACAAACATGTATTACACATTCTACTATGGAGGCTGAGTTTGTAGCTTTATCAGCCGCAGGTAAAGAAGCAGAATggttaaaaaatttgttatatgatataaagcTGTGGCCAGAGCAGATGACAGCCATTTCAATTTTCTGTAATAGTGAATCAACCATGTCTCGAGCATATAATAAGGTTTATAGTGGAAAGTCTAGACATATAAGTTTGAGACATGAGTTTGTGAGGCAACTAATAGATGATGGTGTAATTACCATCACTTATGTAAGATCTCAAGGAAATTTAGCAGACCCTTTGACTAAAGGTTTGTCAAGGGATAAAATCAAAGAGACTACTGCTAAAATGGGATTAAAACCTATTATTGCTAAATGATGGGAACCCAACCTTATTCTAGTAGACCACTAGTTTCAAGGTTTAATGGGTAATAATAAGTTATTTAGCAATTGGAGCACTAAAGTATAGGATTTAGTGCTATTTACAAAAAATTAGGAGGGTGAGTTTAAACTCTTAATGaaatgataatattatctatcaaaagattccacctatatgaatataagagtggtgccgctctaatcgagaattttagaggttttattcTCGTAAATATTCATGAAACTAGGATAAGCACAAGGCCATATAAGTGCTTAAAATTGTAAACTCTTGAACTTGGAGGGTATAGGTAATGTATGTGATTTTTGGTACTAGCATATAGAGTATAGGTTTAATCGATTAGACACCTATTACTTCgttaaaactttaaaatttacactaaaagaaTGTTTAATCTTAGTGACACATTCTTTATGCATATACTTGTATGACATTTAAATTTGTAAATAGTGGGGGATTaaagggtatttacaaatttgattaattaatattattaatattattgatattattattaatattaataaacggttactaaccgtttagcaccatttggttgaagggacacaaccttttaaggattgtgtatgttcaaaacattgtattTATTGGCTAAAAGAACACAACTCTTTAAGAATTATGTATGTTCAAAATattgtatctattggcaatagaaaatacacaaccatttgtatacgtaactaatcataattgctaatacgtgcaatatgtataaataagtccttgtCCACTATTTCAGAGACAGAAGTACTAAATGTACATTTTAATCAACTATtaagagatttttttttgttcaaaagagttgagaatttcttattattgctaattaataaatttttaggtTTCATTATATCCTAtgagagtattgtcatcaacctTATAGCAACTAAATGGagggacaaatatctctctaaaaaaaGCGATCTAATCGTACCTTAAAATCACCacacaaatataagattttaTCATCTTCTCGTAATAATATAACCAACACAAACATATAATTTTCACCTGCATCGTTTTAGGGtacaataatttaataataagaaTTGAGGAACAAGGTAATTCGTTGTAACTAAAACGAATTAATATGAAAGATTTAGCTTGGTGGAGAATCGCTTGAGTAATTCATTGTAGAAAACAATGAATCAGTACGACTAAAATTGTTACCTTTTGAAATGAGTATAACTAAAATAACGactacagtttttttttttttttttttttaccaaagatagaaaattcgaacccgcaacctcttaattgagtatggggagactatgtcatttgagttataactcattgacaaATGACGACTACAGTTAAAATAATGAatactataaaaatatatttattttttaaaaaaatatttagaataaaaaaattttaattttataaaaattcttacaataattataaaaaattagttatactTGTTACAAGATGTAATTTTGTGAtgattacaataaaaaaattttaaactttataaaaatacttataatagttataaataatgtttataattaaaattcttaatgtttataaaaataatttcatgtTGTATTGGCAACCAAATAAGCATACACCAGATAAGTAACATAATAGATTAAaactacaaaatttataatatgaaAATATAGTTATTAATAAGTTAACCatagataaaactaataaaactacttatatattttttattaccgGAAACTTTACAATCTTAAAATGAACTTGTTTgtttgcatttttatttaaagtgtttTCTGTTCTTtagtaatatttttctaaaacaataaacagaaaatataatttttaattctattttacgTTTTTATTCCTCATCATAAAATTCTAAAAcgataaaatcaaaatacaaaTCAAGTAgacttttacattttttttacaaaaatttttatttttgaatcctATACGAGTGTTAATTTTTAATCTATACCATcaatattgttaaaaaaatttaaaatcttatcttttctatgtATATAAGATTTTACTTTTGTTGTGTTaacaagaaataaaataaaaataagattaattaGGTAATGTCActagaatataaaaatataaaaaaatggtaGTGTTAAAGCTTATATATTTTGGAAGGATATATAAGATTAATAATATAAAGTAAACCTcactttaataatataataattttgaaaaatgaaaatagcatatataattttaacataatttATGAAAATATGAAACGACGCCAAAAAAAAATCTTCCTTTCTGCGTTTACAATAAAGATATTCTAAACTATTAGGTTATGTAATtattattaatcaaattaaactTTGAATTGGTCAAATATATTCATTTTTACTTTCAGAAGCAGTTTTGCAAACTAGAAGTAACAACACAGAATCATACTGGAAGATATGCTTGAAAAAGAAgggtttatcttttatttctttttccaaTCAAATAACCATTTTAAAAGTAAGGGGTTTACTAACCTATGtcctaaaaatatatgttaaggacatcataaaaaaatatttaaccaaaagttattgaaaaatatattttttcatatttttaatacattaaaaatttaaaaattttcttttattgcactctTTAACATGTTATTTAGAGAAAAACACTATTATTTAGAGAAACTATGTTGTCTTTGGGGTATGTTTAAAATGAGTACAATAATTATGTGTTTATTGGATATGTCACatttatatagaccattagattttattaaataaaaattaaagactaaaataaaagaagaatattGATAGAttctaataaatacaaaatatcctaatacgtaaataaatattttaaataattgaataaaaaataattaaatatacaatactttaaatgacaacaaaatcttttattcttaaataattaaataaaaaatatataaatacaaaagtatgagtattttttatttaataagattatttattatgaaaaaaaattttatgataataaaaaattatattaaaataaaattttaacctgtaacataaaaatataaaataattaaaattttattttatattaattgacaaataattatattattatattcaaaatttattaactaactaattttgttaaagatattattatataa
Encoded here:
- the LOC140179278 gene encoding secreted RxLR effector protein 161-like — translated: MGRPIAQLEYASAIGSLMYAMHCTRPDIAFVVCKLSRFTGKPSNQHWKAITRVLGYLKKIINLGLHYSNYPVVLEGYSDTSWITNLSDNKSTSGWIFTIDGGAISWGSKKQTCITHSTMEAEFVALSAAGKEAEWLKNLLYDIKLWPEQMTAISIFCNSESTMSRAYNKVYSGKSRHISLRHEFVRQLIDDGVITITYVRSQGNLADPLTKGLSRDKIKETTAKMGLKPIIAK